The genome window CGCCGTCTTCGCGCCGGATAGCGATCTGGGCGCCGACGATGGGCTGAATCCCCGCATCCGAGCAAGACGTGGAGAATTCCAGCGCGCCGAACAGATTGCCGGTATCGCTGATGCCCACGGCAGGCATGGCCATCTTCTCGCACAGCTTGATCAGCTGTTTGAGCTTGATGGCGCCTTCCGCCAGGGAATAGGCGGTGTGGACCCGAAGATGGACGAAATCGGCATAGGCAGGCATGGCGGCGAGATTACCGCAACTCAGCGTCCTTGTCCCCTATGCCTTAGCCGCCGAGAACTGCATGGGTGGCAGCCCCCAGCAGGACGACAAAGGTCCCGATCACGCCCACCTGGCGAAAACGAAGCACACCGGTTGTCAGCCCCCAGGCATGGGAGAGACGGACCAGAATCAGCACGCTCCCCAGCACATGAATGGACCAGAAGGGCGAACCGTTCATCTCGGCCAAGGCGATCAGCACCAGGGCGAAGGGCACGAATTCGGCGAAGTTGCCGTGCACCCGAATGGCACGCTTCAACCCTTCGTCGCCACCGTCGCCCAGGGATGCCCTGGCGCGGTAGCGGGCCTTGATCACGCGGATGGTCAGGACCACGAACATCACCGCAAGAACGGCGGCGTAATAGGCGACAATCTTGGGAGCATGCATGATGGCTAGACCTCGACCAGCAATCCCTCGCTCATCTTCACCACCCGGTCCATGCGGGCGGCCAGATCAGGGTTATGGGTGGCGATCAGGGCGGCGACCCCCGAGCCCTTGACCAGGCGGATCAGTTCGTCGAACACGCCCTCGGCGGTATGGGGATCGAGATTGCCGGTGGGCTCGTCGGCCAACAGGACGCGCGGCCCGTTGGCCAGGGCGCGGCAGATGGCGACACGCTGCTGCTCGCCGCCCGACAACTGGCCGGGACGATGCTCGGCCCGTTCTGCCAGTTTCATGCGCGCCAGCAGATCCATGGCCTTTTCCCGCGCCTTGGACCGGGACACGCCCGCGATCATCTGAGGCAGGATCACGTTCTCGACGGCCGAGAATTCCGGCAGCAAGTGGTGGTACTGGTAGACGAAGCCCAGATGCAGACGCCGCAGCAGGGTGCGTTCCCCCTCGCCCAAACTTCCAGCCGGGTTACCCGCCAGATGGACCTCGCCCGCATCGGGACGTTCCAATAGACCGGCGATGTGCAAAAGCGTTGATTTGCCCGCGCCCGAAGGACCGACCAGGGCGACGATCTCACCCGCCCGGATCTCCAGATTGGCGCCCTTCAGAACTTCCAGGTCATCCTTGCCCTGTTTGAAGACGCGGCGGATGTTTTCCAGTTTGAGCCCGTCGTTACTCATAACGCAGCGCCTCCACCGGATCGAGTTTGGCGGCGCGCCAGGCGGGATAGATCGTGGCGGCGAATGACAGGCCCAACGCCATCAGCACCACGGTGACCACTTCGCGCGTCTCGACGCGGGCGGGCAGTTGGGTCAGGAAGTAGATCTCGGCGGCGAACAGTTCGCGGCCGATGATGGACTGGATGAACTGGCGGATATTCTCGATATTGGTGGCGAAGGCCACGCCCAGCAAGGTGCCCGCCACGGTTCCCACCACACCCACCGAAGCCCCGGCCAGGAAGAAGATGCGCAAGATCATGCCGCGCGTCGCCCCCATGGTGCGCAGGATGGCGATGTCGCGCCCCTTGTCCTTCACCAGCATGATCAGGCTGGAGATGATGTTGAACGCCGCCACCAGAATGATCAGGGTGAGGATCAGGAACATGACGTTCCGCTCCACCTGGATGGCATTGAAGAAATTGGCGTTGGCTTGCTGCCAGTCATAGATGGTGGCGCTGCTCCCCGTCAGGTCCCAGATGGCCTTGCGGGTCTCGGGCACCATGTCGGGATTTTCCAAAAAGACCTCGATCTGGGTCACCAGTTGG of Paramagnetospirillum magnetotacticum MS-1 contains these proteins:
- a CDS encoding MAPEG family protein, with translation MHAPKIVAYYAAVLAVMFVVLTIRVIKARYRARASLGDGGDEGLKRAIRVHGNFAEFVPFALVLIALAEMNGSPFWSIHVLGSVLILVRLSHAWGLTTGVLRFRQVGVIGTFVVLLGAATHAVLGG
- a CDS encoding ABC transporter ATP-binding protein; the protein is MSNDGLKLENIRRVFKQGKDDLEVLKGANLEIRAGEIVALVGPSGAGKSTLLHIAGLLERPDAGEVHLAGNPAGSLGEGERTLLRRLHLGFVYQYHHLLPEFSAVENVILPQMIAGVSRSKAREKAMDLLARMKLAERAEHRPGQLSGGEQQRVAICRALANGPRVLLADEPTGNLDPHTAEGVFDELIRLVKGSGVAALIATHNPDLAARMDRVVKMSEGLLVEV